One stretch of Flavobacterium sp. 9 DNA includes these proteins:
- a CDS encoding NAD(P)/FAD-dependent oxidoreductase, producing MPRELLLQVTPEIAANELLLKDYLSKQIKVSAKEIQHVSILKRSIDARQKAIKINLKVIIYLQGEPFQETKIELPIYKDVSAAQEVIVVGAGPAGLFAALQLIELGLKPIVIERGKDVRGRRRDLKAINVDHLVNEDSNYCFGEGGAGTYSDGKLYTRSKKRGDVTRILELLVAFGASEDILVEAHPHIGTNKLPKIIEDIRNKIIEFGGQVLFDTKVTDILVKNNEVEGIVTQTGDKILANKLILATGHSARDIFELLDKKKIFIEAKPFALGVRAEHSQQLIDSIQYSCDYRGEHLPPAPYSIVKQVNGRGMYSFCMCPGGVIAPCATSPGEVVTNGWSPSKRDQVTANSGIVIELKLEDFKPFAKFGALAGMEFQKSIEQKAWHLAGETQKVPAQRMVDFTQNKVSADIPKTSYVPGTTSVEMGQVFPGFLSQILREGFKEFGKSMRGYLTNEAILHAPESRTSSPVRIPRDPITYEHLQIKGLYPCGEGAGYAGGIISAAIDGEKCALMIAETLK from the coding sequence ATGCCAAGAGAACTTTTACTTCAGGTAACTCCAGAAATTGCTGCAAACGAATTATTACTTAAAGACTATTTGTCTAAACAGATAAAAGTTTCTGCTAAGGAAATTCAGCATGTTTCTATTTTAAAACGATCAATTGATGCGCGTCAAAAAGCGATAAAAATCAATCTGAAAGTTATTATTTATCTGCAGGGAGAACCGTTTCAGGAAACAAAAATTGAGCTACCTATATATAAGGACGTTTCAGCGGCACAAGAAGTGATTGTTGTCGGTGCAGGTCCGGCTGGACTTTTTGCTGCTTTGCAATTAATCGAATTAGGCTTAAAGCCAATAGTAATCGAACGTGGAAAAGATGTTCGTGGAAGACGACGTGATCTTAAAGCAATCAATGTTGATCATTTGGTTAACGAAGATTCTAATTACTGCTTTGGCGAAGGCGGAGCAGGAACTTATTCGGATGGAAAATTATATACGCGTTCTAAAAAGCGTGGAGATGTAACCAGAATTCTTGAACTTTTAGTTGCTTTTGGAGCTTCTGAAGATATTTTGGTAGAAGCGCATCCGCATATTGGAACAAATAAATTGCCGAAAATCATTGAAGATATTCGAAACAAAATTATCGAATTTGGTGGTCAGGTTTTGTTTGATACTAAAGTAACTGATATTCTGGTAAAGAATAATGAAGTCGAAGGAATTGTAACGCAAACCGGAGATAAAATTCTAGCTAATAAATTGATTTTAGCAACTGGACATTCGGCGCGTGATATTTTTGAATTACTGGATAAAAAGAAAATATTTATCGAAGCGAAACCTTTTGCTTTAGGAGTTCGCGCAGAACATTCGCAACAATTAATAGATAGTATTCAATATAGCTGTGATTATCGTGGCGAACATTTGCCACCGGCGCCATATTCAATCGTTAAGCAAGTAAACGGTCGCGGAATGTATTCATTCTGTATGTGTCCGGGTGGTGTAATTGCGCCTTGTGCTACAAGTCCAGGCGAAGTTGTTACAAACGGTTGGTCACCATCTAAACGTGATCAGGTTACGGCAAATTCAGGAATTGTAATCGAGTTGAAATTGGAAGATTTTAAACCTTTTGCAAAATTTGGTGCTTTGGCAGGAATGGAATTCCAAAAAAGCATTGAACAAAAAGCGTGGCATTTGGCTGGAGAAACTCAAAAAGTTCCGGCGCAACGAATGGTTGATTTTACCCAAAATAAAGTTTCGGCAGATATTCCTAAAACCTCTTATGTTCCGGGAACTACTTCTGTAGAAATGGGACAGGTTTTTCCTGGTTTCTTATCGCAAATATTACGCGAAGGATTTAAAGAATTCGGAAAATCTATGCGTGGTTATTTGACCAATGAAGCAATTTTGCACGCTCCTGAAAGCAGAACTTCGTCTCCGGTTCGTATTCCAAGAGATCCAATTACTTATGAGCATTTGCAAATAAAAGGTTTGTATCCTTGTGGAGAAGGAGCAGGTTATGCAGGAGGAATTATTTCGGCAGCAATCGATGGTGAAAAATGTGCTTTGATGATTGCTGAAACTTTAAAATAG
- the recQ gene encoding DNA helicase RecQ yields MNSNEIEIHKELKKYFGFSQFKGLQEQVITSILDKKNTFVIMPTGGGKSLCYQLPALIQDGTAIVVSPLIALMKNQVDAIRSLSSENGIAHVLNSSLTKTEIAQVKKDITSGLTKLLYVAPESLTKEEYVAFLQSVPISFVAIDEAHCISEWGHDFRPEYRNLKNIIKQLGKVPIIGLTATATPKVQEDILKNLDMSDANTFKASFNRPNLYYEVRTKTKNIESDIIRFIKQHKGKSGIIYCLSRKKVESIAEVLQVNGISAVPYHAGLDAKTRAKHQDMFLMEDVDVVVATIAFGMGIDKPDVRFVIHHDIPKSLESYYQETGRAGRDGGEGHCLAYYSYKDVEKLEKFMSGKPVAEQEIGFALLQEVVAYAETSMSRRKFLLHYFGEEFDSETGEGADMDDNVRNPKTRIEAKEQVVKLLEIVRDTKHIYKSKEIVFTLIGRVNAVIKAHKTDTQSFFGSGSDHDEKYWMALLRQVLVAGYLSKDIETYGVVKITKEGLNFIKKPESFMMSEDHEYNETEDEAIVTASKSSGTADEVLMGMLRELRKKVAKKLGVPPFVVFQDPSLEDMALKYPMTLTELYNIHGVGEGKAKKYGGEFVALISRYVEDNDIIRPDDLVVKSTGVNSANKLYIIQNIDRKLSLNDIASAKGLSMDALIKEMEQIVYSGTKLNIKYWVDDMLDDDQQEEIHDYFMESESDKIEDALKEFDGDYDIDELRLMRIKFISEVAN; encoded by the coding sequence ATGAATTCAAACGAAATTGAAATACACAAGGAATTAAAGAAGTATTTCGGCTTTAGCCAATTTAAGGGCTTGCAGGAGCAAGTCATTACGAGTATTTTAGATAAAAAGAATACTTTTGTAATTATGCCAACAGGCGGTGGAAAGTCTCTTTGTTATCAATTACCCGCTTTAATTCAGGACGGAACAGCTATCGTTGTTTCTCCTTTAATTGCTTTGATGAAAAATCAGGTTGATGCTATTCGAAGCCTTTCTTCAGAAAACGGAATTGCGCATGTGCTAAATTCCTCTCTTACCAAAACAGAAATTGCGCAAGTAAAAAAAGACATCACTTCTGGTTTAACTAAACTTTTGTATGTCGCACCGGAATCTTTGACAAAAGAAGAATATGTGGCTTTTTTGCAAAGCGTGCCAATTTCATTTGTAGCGATTGATGAAGCACATTGTATTTCAGAATGGGGTCATGATTTTAGGCCTGAATACCGAAATCTGAAAAATATAATTAAACAATTAGGTAAAGTGCCAATTATTGGACTTACCGCAACTGCGACCCCAAAAGTTCAGGAAGATATTCTGAAAAACCTTGATATGTCTGATGCAAATACTTTTAAAGCATCATTCAACAGACCGAACTTATACTACGAAGTTCGCACAAAAACTAAAAATATTGAGTCGGATATCATCCGATTTATCAAACAACATAAAGGCAAATCGGGAATTATTTACTGCTTAAGCCGTAAAAAAGTAGAATCGATTGCCGAAGTTTTACAAGTTAACGGAATCAGTGCTGTTCCTTATCATGCAGGTTTAGATGCTAAAACTCGTGCAAAACATCAGGATATGTTCCTGATGGAAGATGTAGATGTGGTTGTAGCAACAATTGCTTTCGGAATGGGAATCGACAAACCAGACGTTCGTTTTGTAATTCATCATGATATTCCGAAATCACTCGAAAGTTATTATCAGGAAACTGGTCGTGCGGGACGTGATGGAGGCGAAGGACATTGCTTGGCTTACTACTCTTATAAAGATGTAGAAAAGTTAGAGAAATTTATGTCCGGAAAACCAGTTGCTGAACAGGAAATTGGTTTTGCTTTATTGCAGGAAGTTGTGGCTTACGCCGAAACCTCAATGTCGCGTAGAAAATTCTTATTGCACTATTTTGGGGAAGAATTCGATAGCGAAACTGGCGAAGGTGCAGATATGGACGACAACGTTCGCAATCCTAAAACGAGAATTGAAGCCAAAGAACAAGTCGTTAAATTGTTGGAAATCGTTCGCGATACCAAACATATTTATAAATCAAAAGAAATTGTATTTACATTAATTGGTCGTGTAAACGCAGTAATTAAAGCACATAAAACGGATACGCAATCCTTTTTTGGATCAGGTTCAGATCATGACGAAAAATATTGGATGGCATTACTTCGACAAGTTTTAGTTGCAGGTTATTTGTCTAAAGATATTGAGACTTATGGAGTAGTGAAAATCACCAAAGAAGGTTTGAATTTCATTAAAAAGCCAGAATCATTTATGATGTCTGAAGACCATGAATACAATGAAACTGAAGATGAAGCAATCGTAACAGCATCAAAATCATCAGGTACTGCCGATGAAGTTTTAATGGGAATGTTGCGCGAACTTCGTAAAAAAGTGGCCAAAAAACTGGGAGTTCCTCCGTTTGTTGTTTTTCAGGATCCTTCGCTTGAAGATATGGCACTGAAATATCCAATGACTTTAACTGAGTTATACAATATTCACGGTGTTGGAGAAGGTAAAGCAAAGAAATATGGTGGAGAATTTGTTGCCTTAATCAGTCGTTATGTAGAAGATAATGATATTATCCGTCCAGACGATCTTGTGGTGAAATCTACAGGAGTAAATTCTGCCAATAAATTATATATCATTCAAAATATAGATCGAAAATTATCATTGAACGATATTGCTTCTGCAAAAGGGTTATCTATGGATGCTTTAATCAAAGAAATGGAGCAAATCGTTTATTCGGGTACAAAACTGAATATCAAATATTGGGTTGATGATATGCTTGACGACGATCAACAAGAAGAAATTCACGATTATTTCATGGAATCAGAATCCGATAAAATCGAAGACGCGCTTAAAGAATTCGATGGTGATTATGATATTGATGAATTACGCTTAATGCGAATTAAATTTATTAGTGAAGTAGCGAATTAA
- a CDS encoding SIS domain-containing protein, translated as MITKENILAIAKKTILSESEAITKLIDFLDENFYEATQRIYETKGRLIVTGIGKSAIIAQKMVATFNSTGTPSMFLHASEAIHGDLGMIQKEDIIICISKSGNSPEIKVLVPLLKRFGNILIAITGNITSALAKGSDYVLNTTVEMEACPINLAPTNSTTAQLVMGDALAVCLMEMRDFKPEDFAVYHPGGALGKKLLLRVKDMIEHSLKPQVTPETSVKKVIFEISEKRLGVTAVIENDKIIGIITDGDIRRMLNDVDTIADLTAKDIMSKNPKFVSSETMAVDALNILEDFSITQLIVSDNGEYKGVLHLHDILKEGIV; from the coding sequence TTGATCACAAAAGAAAATATATTGGCCATCGCCAAGAAAACCATACTCTCTGAAAGTGAAGCGATTACAAAGTTAATTGATTTTTTGGACGAAAATTTTTACGAAGCAACACAACGTATTTACGAAACCAAAGGCCGATTGATCGTTACAGGCATTGGAAAAAGTGCCATTATTGCTCAAAAAATGGTTGCCACTTTTAACTCAACAGGAACACCTTCTATGTTTCTACATGCTTCAGAAGCTATTCATGGAGATTTAGGAATGATTCAAAAAGAGGACATCATTATTTGTATTTCAAAAAGCGGAAATAGTCCTGAAATAAAAGTTTTAGTGCCTTTATTAAAACGTTTTGGCAATATTTTAATTGCGATTACCGGAAATATCACTTCTGCTTTAGCCAAAGGTTCTGACTATGTTTTGAACACAACAGTCGAAATGGAAGCTTGCCCAATAAATTTAGCACCAACAAACAGTACTACAGCGCAACTTGTAATGGGCGACGCACTTGCAGTTTGTTTAATGGAAATGCGTGATTTTAAACCTGAAGATTTTGCAGTTTATCATCCTGGCGGAGCTTTAGGAAAAAAACTATTGCTTCGTGTAAAAGATATGATCGAGCATTCTTTAAAACCTCAAGTTACTCCGGAAACTTCAGTTAAAAAGGTAATCTTTGAAATCTCAGAAAAAAGATTAGGCGTAACAGCCGTTATCGAAAATGATAAAATTATCGGAATTATTACTGACGGAGACATCCGAAGAATGCTAAATGACGTAGATACTATTGCAGATTTAACCGCAAAAGATATTATGTCGAAAAACCCTAAATTTGTATCTTCAGAAACTATGGCGGTTGACGCCTTGAATATTTTGGAAGATTTTTCAATAACACAACTGATTGTCTCTGACAACGGCGAGTACAAAGGAGTATTACATTTACATGACATTTTAAAAGAAGGAATCGTATAA
- the tatC gene encoding twin-arginine translocase subunit TatC, producing the protein MAKKNLGEMSFLDHLEELRWLLVRSTIAICIMGFFTYFVSDYLFDQIILGPIRPSFFTYRWFCDLSHQLGFADSICITELNFIIQNTEMEGQVNIFVWMCLLAGFILSFPYILWEIWKFISPALYEKERKNAKVFIFVSSLLFFLGVLFGYYVVIPMSVNFVATFSVSDVVKNQFTLDSYMGMVKTSILGSAVFFELPIAIYFLTKLGLVTPTFLRKYWKYAVVIILVIAAIVTPPDVVSQTIVAIPMLLIYEVSILISKVVYRNKMKENV; encoded by the coding sequence ATGGCAAAAAAAAACCTTGGCGAGATGTCATTTTTAGACCATCTTGAAGAATTAAGATGGTTACTAGTTAGGAGTACAATTGCAATTTGCATCATGGGATTTTTCACTTATTTTGTAAGTGATTATTTGTTTGATCAAATTATTTTAGGTCCAATAAGACCCTCATTTTTTACTTATCGCTGGTTTTGTGATTTATCACATCAATTAGGATTTGCTGACAGTATTTGTATTACCGAACTGAATTTTATTATTCAGAATACAGAAATGGAAGGTCAGGTAAACATATTCGTATGGATGTGTCTTTTGGCCGGATTCATTTTAAGTTTCCCTTATATTTTATGGGAAATCTGGAAATTTATCAGCCCGGCATTATATGAGAAAGAGCGTAAAAATGCAAAAGTTTTTATCTTCGTTTCTTCTTTACTTTTCTTCTTAGGAGTATTATTTGGTTATTATGTTGTAATACCAATGTCGGTAAATTTCGTTGCCACTTTCTCCGTGAGTGATGTTGTAAAAAATCAATTTACACTTGATTCTTATATGGGAATGGTAAAAACAAGTATTCTTGGAAGTGCTGTATTTTTTGAATTACCAATTGCTATATATTTCCTAACTAAATTAGGATTAGTAACCCCTACTTTCTTAAGAAAATATTGGAAATATGCTGTAGTAATCATCTTGGTTATCGCTGCAATCGTAACTCCTCCAGATGTAGTAAGTCAAACTATTGTTGCAATACCAATGTTGCTTATCTACGAAGTGAGTATTTTGATTTCGAAGGTTGTTTATAGAAATAAAATGAAAGAAAATGTCTGA
- a CDS encoding carboxymuconolactone decarboxylase family protein, with translation MSDIIQEFNDYRSKMNEKLLADNNKIVKRIFNLDTNAYAPGALDVKTKELLGLVASAVLRCDDCVKYHLETSHKEGVTKEEMMEAMGIATLVGGTIVIPHLRRAYEFWEALEEAETK, from the coding sequence ATGTCTGATATCATACAAGAATTTAACGACTATCGTTCTAAAATGAACGAAAAATTATTAGCTGACAATAACAAAATTGTTAAGCGAATTTTTAATCTGGACACCAATGCTTATGCTCCGGGAGCGCTTGATGTAAAGACAAAAGAACTTTTAGGATTAGTAGCTTCGGCAGTTTTACGTTGTGATGATTGTGTAAAATATCACTTAGAAACCAGCCATAAAGAAGGAGTTACCAAAGAAGAAATGATGGAAGCAATGGGAATCGCAACTTTGGTTGGAGGAACAATTGTAATCCCGCATTTAAGAAGAGCTTACGAATTTTGGGAAGCTTTGGAAGAAGCAGAAACTAAATAA
- the lptB gene encoding LPS export ABC transporter ATP-binding protein — MKLRADNLIKTYKGRSVVKGISVEVNQGEIVGLLGPNGAGKTTSFYMIVGLVKPNSGNIYLDDLNITDYPMYKRAQQGIGYLAQEASVFRKLSIEDNILSVLQLTKLSKEAQIAKMESLIEEFSLEHIRTNRGDLLSGGERRRTEIARALATDPKFILLDEPFAGVDPVAVEDIQRIVAQLKNKNIGILITDHNVQETLAITDKTYLMFEGGILKAGVPEELVEDEMVRRVYLGQNFELRKKKLEF; from the coding sequence ATGAAATTAAGAGCCGATAATTTAATCAAAACCTATAAAGGTCGTAGCGTTGTAAAAGGAATTTCTGTTGAGGTAAATCAAGGAGAAATCGTGGGACTTTTGGGTCCAAATGGTGCTGGAAAGACAACTTCATTCTACATGATTGTTGGATTGGTAAAACCTAATTCAGGAAACATCTATTTAGATGATTTGAATATTACTGATTATCCTATGTACAAACGTGCACAACAAGGAATTGGTTACTTAGCACAAGAAGCTTCTGTTTTTAGAAAACTAAGCATCGAAGATAATATTCTAAGTGTTTTGCAATTGACCAAGCTTTCAAAAGAAGCTCAAATTGCAAAAATGGAAAGTTTAATCGAAGAATTTAGTTTAGAACATATTCGTACCAACCGTGGAGATTTACTTTCGGGAGGTGAACGTCGTCGTACTGAAATTGCCCGTGCTTTGGCAACTGATCCAAAATTCATTTTATTAGATGAACCTTTTGCGGGAGTTGACCCTGTTGCGGTTGAAGATATCCAAAGAATTGTAGCGCAGTTAAAAAACAAAAACATCGGAATTCTAATTACCGATCACAACGTTCAGGAAACTTTAGCTATTACTGATAAAACATACTTAATGTTTGAAGGAGGAATCCTGAAAGCCGGAGTTCCGGAAGAATTAGTAGAAGATGAAATGGTTCGCCGTGTTTATCTTGGACAAAACTTCGAATTGCGTAAAAAGAAACTTGAATTTTAA